Proteins encoded by one window of Cloeon dipterum chromosome 4, ieCloDipt1.1, whole genome shotgun sequence:
- the LOC135944085 gene encoding organic cation transporter protein-like: protein MVKPAKKRNEVLDEILAELGSFGKFQARNYALICCAVLFCAAYTVTYIFSAGIVHHRCLVPECGESVDNATYDTPWLHDAVPFDKETKVPSFCRAYDSIENATDQCSFDSELTHECSEFVFKGPQITIQQEFNLTCHRNSWKLAFVGSLNNVGRLVGLPVHGYISDRFGRRTSLIVTMVGSGIFGIVRTFAWNYESFLTFEFLEAFFSGGIYAVAFILAMEMVGPGKRVMGGAVIVWSFALGQVFLGLMAWWLPNWRTMTMAIYTPSLLFIFYFWLIPESLRWSMSNGKYSVVRRVLEKAASLNKVKFSEPLLTEINTWVDGQKEEDNNGAEDDKPLSFIAAMKEVFTSKVLVLRLLNCYLCWVTNTLVYYGMSLNSVSLAGTDNEYINFILVSVVEAPSYIFAWYGMSRFGRRKSLCTALLLSGSCSFGSYFIPKESNVLRVILYMTGKFAITAAFDSLYVFTAEIFPTKLRTSLLSSCSMVGRLGSIMAPQTPLLAEISPLLPLGIFGAFALTSGVLTLFLPETLGKSLPDSIEESKNIGKENGNSNCNGTNKVVPTIILSRVEDETNKSS, encoded by the exons ATGGTCAAACCCGCAAAAAAGCGTAACGAGGTGCTGGATGAAATCCTCGCCGAACTAGGCAGCTTCGGCAAATTTCAGGCGCGCAACTATGCTCTTATCTGCTGCGCTGTGCTCTTTTGCGCGGCTTACACCGTCACTTACATCTTCTCGGCAGGAATAGTGCATCACCG gTGTTTGGTGCCCGAGTGTGGCGAAAGCGTTGACAACGCGACTTATGATACACCTTGGCTGCATGATGCTGTGCCTTTTGACAAAGAGACCAAGGTTCCCTCCTTCTGCAGAGCTTACGACTCGATTGAAAACGCGACTGACCAATGCAGTTTTGACTCGGAGTTGACGCACGAGTGCAGTGAGTTTGTTTTCAAAGGACCGCAAATCACAATCCAACAAGAA TTTAACCTGACATGTCACAGAAACTCGTGGAAGCTGGCATTTGTAGGCAGCCTGAACAATGTCGGCCGTTTGGTTGGACTTCCGGTCCATGGATATATTTCAGACAG ATTCGGGAGAAGAACGTCGCTTATAGTAACAATGGTTGGCTCTGGAATATTTGGAATTGTGCGGACTTTTGCGTGGAATTACGAGTCTTTCTTGACGTTCGAATTTCTTGAGGCCTTCTTCTCAGGAGGAATCTATGCCGTCGCTTTCATTCTAG cGATGGAAATGGTCGGCCCTGGCAAACGAGTGATGGGGGGTGCTGTGATCGTTTGGTCGTTCGCCCTGGGCCAGGTCTTTTTGGGCCTAATGGCCTGGTGGCTTCCGAACTGGAGGACAATGACTATGGCTATTTACACTCCGTCTCTTCTCttcatattttacttttg GCTGATCCCTGAATCGCTAAGATGGTCAATGTCCAATGGCAAATACAGTGTGGTTCGGAGAGTTCTGGAAAAAGCAGCTAGCTTAAACAAAGTTAAGTTCAGTGAACCCTTGCTGACCGAAATTAATACCTGGGTTGATGGACAAAAG gaAGAAGATAACAACGGTGCAGAGGATGATAAACCACTGTCATTCATTGCTGCAATGAAAGAAGTGTTCACTTCAAAGGTGTTGGTCCTCCGTCTGCTCAACTGCTACCTCtgctg GGTAACAAACACTCTGGTTTACTATGGTATGTCCCTCAATTCGGTGTCTTTGGCCGGCACCGACAACGAGTACATCAACTTCATCCTTGTCAGTGTGGTCGAAGCACCATCTTACATTTTCGCCTGGTATGGAATGAGCCGATTCGGCCGCAGAAAGTCTTTGTGCACCGCCCTGCTCCTCAGCGGAAGCTGCAGCTTCGGCAGCTATTTTATCCCAAAAG AGAGCAACGTGCTTCGAGTGATTTTGTACATGACCGGCAAATTCGCAATCACCGCCGCCTTTGACTCGCTCTACGTATTCACGGCGGAAATTTTCCCGACCAAGCTAAGGACCAGTCTGCTTTCGTCCTGCTCCATGGTCGGTCGCCTCGGCTCCATCATGGCCCCCCAAACACCACTTCTG gCGGAAATTTCACCGCTTCTGCCGCTGGGAATTTTCGGCGCGTTTGCTTTGACGTCCGGCGTGTTGACTTTGTTCCTGCCTGAAACGCTTGGGAAATCTCTACCCGATTCCATCGAAGAGTCAAAGAACATTGGCAAGGAAAATGGCAATTCTAACTGCAACGGTACGAACAAAGTCGTGCCCACGATTATCCTTTCGAGAGTAGAAGACGAGACCAATAAATCAAGCTAA
- the LOC135944087 gene encoding organic cation transporter protein-like: MGINEEFDEMLREIGGFGRYQVRQYVLFSLCMMFGSVSFIGFIFTAAIVPHRCMVETCGETSKNYTFQTPWLNQAVPFNDHGVPHSCLMYQSLNDSSNTCSFNKDVEECSSLVYNGEENTIQTEFGLACPDNEWKLALVGTAHGFGAMIGLPLAGFFSDRFGRKTTLTIVLVMSSVLCLVKTLATNYGTFMFLEALEAIFGGNIFSICFILAFEMVTPNKRILGYMVIVISFAMGNAIVGGVAWAVKDWRYILYTTCAPALLFVFYYWLLPESVRWLIARGRLGDAKKQILHAAKVNKVTLGKEWMKDWQNGQIYRVDKENNGDSLWKSLKQVSKSRVLLVRLAVCSFCWISADLIYYGLSLNSVEHAGTANKYVNFILTSMVEAPSYIVTWVSLKKLGRRMTLCLTFLLCGVACFASPFVPESYRAVRLPIYLLGKFAITSSYDTLYVFTAEIYPTKLRNSLLGICNMMGRFGTMIAPQTPLMSRLTPLFPLVFFGALSTAAGFLALLLPETRGKPLPVTIKEAEDLNMKTVQPKSKGKPVVENQSVVTRF, from the exons ATGGGAATTAACGAGGAGTTCGATGAGATGCTACGAGAGATCGGCGGATTTGGCCGCTACCAGGTTCGCCAATACGTACTTTTCAGCCTGTGTATGATGTTTGGCTCCGTCAGCTTCATTGGATTCATATTCACTGCTGCTATTGTCCCGCACAG gTGTATGGTTGAAACTTGCGGGGaaaccagcaaaaattatacatttcaAACTCCTTGGCTGAATCAGGCTGTGCCGTTTAATGACCACGGGGTGCCGCATTCGTGTCTCATGTACCAGTCTCTCAATGACTCCTCAAACACATGCAGTTTTAATAAGGACGTTGAGGAATGTAGCTCTTTGGTATACAACGGGGAGGAAAACACGATTCAAACTgag TTTGGGTTAGCGTGTCCAGATAATGAATGGAAGCTGGCACTGGTGGGAACAGCTCACGGTTTCGGAGCAATGATCGGACTGCCATTagctggatttttttctgatag attCGGAAGGAAAACTACGCTGACGATAGTGCTCGTCATGTCAAGTGTATTGTGCTTGGTGAAAACCCTCGCCACTAATTACGGAACATTTATGTTTCTGGAAGCGTTAGAGGCTATTTTtggtggaaatattttttccatctgTTTCATTTTAG CCTTTGAGATGGTCACTCCCAATAAGAGGATCCTAGGGTACATGGTGATCGTGATTTCATTCGCCATGGGCAATGCTATTGTCGGAGGTGTCGCCTGGGCTGTTAAGGACTGGAGATACATTTTATATACAACTTGCGCACCGGcactgctttttgttttttactattg GCTCTTGCCAGAATCAGTGCGTTGGTTGATTGCCAGAGGAAGGCTGGGCGATGCCAAGAAACAGATTCTACACGCAGCTAAAGTGAACAAAGTCACGCTAGGAAAGGAGTGGATGAAGGACTGGCAAAATGGACAAATCTACCGAGTG GATAAGGAGAACAACGGAGACTCTCTGTGGAAGTCACTGAAGCAAGTCAGCAAAAGCCGCGTCTTGTTGGTCAGACTGGCAGTCTGCTCATTTTGCTG GATCTCCGCGGATCTCATCTACTACGGATTGTCTTTGAATTCAGTTGAACACGCGGGGACGGCCAACAAATATGTGAACTTCATTCTAACAAGTATGGTGGAAGCTCCTTCGTACATTGTCACCTGGGTGAGCCTGAAAAAACTTGGGCGCAGGATGACTTTGTGCCTCACATTCCTGCTTTGCGGGGTAGCCTGCTTCGCCAGTCCGTTTGTGCCAGAAA GTTACAGAGCAGTCCGTCTTCCCATATATCTTCTCGGCAAATTTGCAATCACATCCTCTTACGACACGCTCTACGTGTTCACCGCTGAAATTTACCCAACCAAGCTTCGAAACTCGCTTCTCGGCATTTGCAACATGATGGGCCGCTTCGGCACAATGATTGCTCCGCAAACGCCCCTTATG agcCGCTTGACACCGCTATTTCCACTTGTGTTTTTCGGTGCGCTGTCCACGGCTGCTGGATTCCTGGCACTTTTGCTGCCGGAGACCAGAGGAAAACCACTGCCAGTGACGATCAAAGAAGCCGAAGACCTGAATATGAAGACCGTACAGCCAAAATCAAAGGGAAAGCCCGTGGTCGAGAATCAAAGTGTCGTTACtaggttttaa
- the LOC135944086 gene encoding organic cation transporter protein-like isoform X2 has translation MGVNEDFDAMLHDIGACGLYQIRQYTLVAFAIMFSAVSSIGFVFTAAIVPHRCLIGACGDESETSPFTPDWLSEAVPFKSNGQPESCLMFQGLNATICEFERNVQERCYSWVMDGPERTIQTEFSLMCPENEWKLALVGTLNNLGVLIGLPISGFISDRYGRKTALVIALVSAGIFGLLKTAATSYIFFVILEMMEPMFGGNIYGISFILALEMVTPNKRVVGNMVIVFAYSVGNALMGLIAWAARDWRVILWATNAPALLFVLYIWVLPESVRWLMSRGRLGDAKKVVEFAAKLNKADLDKESMKDWQNGQLDRVDTDATGKGDNLWSSLRQVTKSGVLLLRLALCSFCWASVTLVYYGLSLNSVSLGGTENQYLNFILTSLVEAPSYLITWQCMNRLGRRRTLCLTFVASGIACFVNPFVPDNAGAARLPLYLFGKFAITGAFDTVYVFTAEIFPTKLRNSLLGTCSMVGRIGSMLAPQTPLLTKFSKFLPLALFGVVALVAGALALFLPESKGTSLPVTIKEAEEISKQRKKLRQNQEDIQSDQEATNQII, from the exons ATGGGAGTCAACGAGGATTTCGACGCAATGCTCCACGACATCGGAGCTTGCGGCCTTTACCAAATCCGACAGTACACCCTTGTCGCATTTGCCATAATGTTTAGCGCGGTCAGCAGCATCGGATTCGTCTTCACTGCCGCTATAGTGCCTCACAG GTGCCTGATCGGAGCTTGCGGGGACGAGAGCGAAACGTCACCGTTTACGCCTGATTGGCTGTCTGAGGCTGTTCCTTTCAAATCGAACGGGCAGCCGGAATCGTGTCTTATGTTCCAAGGCTTGAACGCCACAATTTGTGAATTTGAGAGAAATGTCCAGGAGAGATGCTACTCTTGGGTTATGGATGGTCCAGAGCGCACTATACAGACTGAa TTTTCATTGATGTGTCCTGAAAATGAATGGAAACTCGCATTAGTCGGCACACTGAACAATTTGGGTGTTTTGATCGGACTGCCCATTTCTGGATTTATTTCCGATCG GTATGGCAGGAAAACAGCGCTTGTGATTGCCCTGGTGTCTGCTGGAATTTTCGGCTTGCTCAAAACAGCAGCTACTTCTTACATATTTTTCGTGATCTTAGAAATGATGGAACCTATGTTTGGAGGAAATATCTACGGAATCAGTTTCATATTAG CTCTCGAGATGGTCACTCCTAATAAAAGGGTAGTGGGAAACATGGTGATCGTTTTCGCTTATTCCGTAGGAAATGCACTCATGGGTCTCATCGCCTGGGCTGCCAGAGACTGGCGAGTGATTTTGTGGGCCACAAATGCACCCGCCTTACTTTTCGTCCTTTACATCTG GGTGCTGCCCGAGTCTGTGCGGTGGCTTATGTCGAGGGGAAGACTGGGGGACGCGAAAAAAGTGGTCGAATTcgctgcaaaattaaacaaggCAGATCTTGATAAGGAGAGTATGAAAGACTGGCAGAACGGACAACTCGACAGAGTG gataCTGACGCCACAGGCAAGGGTGATAATCTCTGGTCTTCTTTGCGGCAGGTGACAAAAAGTGGTGTTTTGCTTCTCAGACTTGCCCTTTGCTCGTTTTGCTg GGCGTCAGTGACGCTCGTTTATTACGGTTTGTCTCTCAACTCCGTCTCGCTGGGTGGGACGGAAAACCAGTACCTGAACTTCATTTTAACGAGCCTGGTGGAGGCACCCTCGTACTTGATCACATGGCAGTGCATGAACAGACTAGGTCGCAGGAGAACCTTGTGCCTCACGTTCGTCGCGAGCGGCATCGCGTGCTTCGTAAATCCGTTTGTGCCCGACA ACGCAGGTGCAGCTCGATTGCCATTGTACCTGTTTGGCAAATTTGCAATAACCGGTGCATTTGACACGGTTTACGTTTTCACGGCCGAAATCTTCCCGACAAAGCTGCGAAACTCGCTGCTTGGCACGTGCTCGATGGTGGGCCGCATTGGTTCCATGCTGGCACCGCAGACACCTTTACTT ACGAAATTCTCCAAATTTTTGCCACTCGCTTTGTTTGGAGTGGTCGCCCTGGTTGCTGGCGCCCTGGCACTATTTCTGCCTGAAAGCAAGGGGACGTCGCTTCCGGTGACAATTAAGGAGGCAGAGGAGATATCCAAGCAGCGCAAAAAGCTGAGACAAAACCAAGAGGACATCCAATCGGACCAGGAAGCAacgaatcaaataatttaa
- the LOC135942346 gene encoding uncharacterized protein LOC135942346, with amino-acid sequence MGINEDFDEILRNIGGFGYFQMRQYSLLSLAMMFSCVSFIGFLFTAAIVPHRCLIHSCGDESLNSPFLPPWLHDAVPFNRDGTPESCVKFLSFNSTADSVCSFDRSAKERCQTWIFDGPERSIQTDFLLTCPENEWKLALVGTVHGFGAMIGMPLAGIISDRYGRKSTLALVLVMSSVLCLMKTLTSSYKQFLLLEFMEPIFGGNIYSICFILAFEMTTPSKRVLAYIIIVVSFALGNAVVGAVAWIFRDWKYILRVLSGPALLFVLYFWIMPESVRWLISRGRLGDAKKQIMCAAKMNKINLGDECMKDWENGQIARVDSEECGDSARSAMQQVSKSPILLIRLAVCSFCWAAVNIIYYGLSLNSVSYAGTENKYLNFILTSLVEAPSYVITWFSLKIIGRRETMCIALVICGAACFASPFAPKSAALRLPAYLLGKLAITSAYDTLYIFTAEIFPTKLRNSLLGICSMIGNFGTMIAPQTPLMSRVSTLLPLHFFAALSVTAGVLVLLLPETKGKALPVTIKEAEELSNQPKMQKEDACTTNGSYQGRAHSSKSIRQPKMGVNEEFDEMLHEIGGCGLYQIRQYMLVSLAIIFSAVGMMGYVFIAAIVPHRCLIESCGDANESSPFSPPWLKDAVPFERSGKPAACYMFSNSNDSCAFDRSTQRRCNEWVFSGPERSIQHEFLLTCSENEWKLALVGTFHNFGSMIGMPISGFISDKYGRKTALVLALFLSGVFGMMKTLATSYEIFVTLETIEAIFGGNIYSTCFILALEMVTPGHRVVGFMVIVFAYACGNVLVGAAAWFFKDWSSILLVLNAPALLFIFYIRLVPESVRWLLSRGRLADAKKVVKYAAKLNCVELSEERMKDWKNDQANRVDVEYSENGDSLWTSFVQVTKSRILLLRLILTSYLWTASNLVFYGLSLNSVSLAGTENQYLNFILTGLVEAPSYIITWQCMNRLGRRRTLCIMFAASSFACFANPFIPKEAGSARLGVYLFGKFAITGAYDTVYISTAEIFPTTLRTSLLGICLMVGRSGAMLAPLTPLLSQFSKFLPLALFGAAALLAAAMALFLPETKGLALPVSIKEAEDLSRQAEQTAGIEKKSEMTKC; translated from the exons ATGGGCATCAACGAAGActttgacgaaattttgcGAAACATCGGCGGTTTTGGATATTTCCAAATGCGCCAATATTCGCTCTTAAGTCTTGCAATGATGTTTAGTTGTGTCAGTTTCATTGGATTCCTGTTCACTGCTGCTATCGTTCCGCACAG atgCTTGATTCATTCGTGTGGAGACGAGAGTTTAAATTCACCGTTTTTGCCTCCCTGGCTACACGATGCCGTGCCTTTCAATAGGGACGGAACGCCCGAGTCGTGCGTCAAGTTTCTAAGTTTCAATTCAACCGCGGACAGCGTTTGTAGCTTCGACAGAAGCGCAAAGGAAAGATGCCAAACGTGGATTTTTGACGGGCCGGAACGATCAATTCAAACTGAC TTTTTGTTGACGTGCCCGGAAAATGAGTGGAAGCTGGCGCTAGTGGGAACAGTTCATGGTTTCGGGGCCATGATAGGAATGCCTTTGGCTGGAATTATTTCTGACAG ATATGGAAGGAAATCAACCCTGGCGTTGGTGCTCGTTATGTCCAGTGTGTTGTGCTTGATGAAAACTCTGACTAGCagttataaacaatttttgctcctGGAATTTATGGAACCGATTTTTGGAGGAAATATATATTCGATCTGCTTTATTTTAG cctTTGAAATGACTACGCCAAGCAAGCGGGTTTTAGCTTACATAATTATAGTCGTGTCGTTCGCCCTGGGAAATGCTGTCGTTGGCGCAGTCGCCTGGATTTTCAGAGActggaaatacattttgaggGTTTTGTCCGGACCGGCTCTGctatttgttttatatttctg GATAATGCCAGAGTCAGTAAGGTGGCTGATTTCCAGAGGGAGACTGGGCGATGCTAAAAAGCAGATTATGTGTGCggcaaaaatgaacaaaattaatctagGGGACGAGTGCATGAAGGACTGGGAGAACGGACAAATTGCTCGAGTG GACAGTGAGGAATGCGGAGATTCTGCACGGTCAGCAATGCAACAAGTAAGCAAAAGCCCAATCTTGTTGATCAGACTGGCTGTGTGTTCGTTTTGCTG GGCTGCTGTGAATATCATCTACTACGGATTGTCTCTGAATTCAGTTTCCTACGCTGGGACAGAAAACAAATacctaaattttattctgaCAAGCTTGGTTGAAGCACCCTCATATGTGATTACTTGGTTCAGCTTGAAAATAATAGGCCGCAGGGAGACAATGTGCATAGCACTCGTTATATGCGGCGCAGCCTGCTTTGCAAGTCCATTTGCGCCCAAAA GTGCCGCACTCCGTCTCCCTGCCTACCTTCTTGGCAAACTGGCAATTACCTCAGCTTATGATACGCTGTACATCTTTACTGCCGAAATTTTCCCCACAAAACTCCGCAACTCCTTGCTCGGCATTTGTAGCATGATCGGTAATTTTGGAACAATGATCGCACCGCAAACGCCCCTGATG agCCGCGTGTCTACTCTGTTGCCACTTCATTTTTTCGCTGCTTTGTCTGTCACCGCAGGGGTTTTGGTGCTTTTGCTTCCTGAGACAAAAGGCAAGGCCCTGCCAGTTACAATCAAGGAGGCCGAAGAGCTATCAAATCAGCccaaaatgcaaaaagaagATGCTTGCACAACGAA CGGCTCCTACCAAGGAAGAGCACATTCGTCTAAGTCGATTCGCCAGCCGAAGATGGGTGTCAATGAGGAGTTCGACGAGATGCTGCACGAAATCGGAGGGTGCGGCCTCTACCAAATCAGGCAATATATGCTCGTGAGCCTGGCCATCATATTCAGCGCCGTCGGAATGATGGGATACGTGTTCATAGCCGCCATTGTGCCTCACAG ATGCCTGATCGAATCATGCGGTGACGCTAACGAATCGTCACCCTTTTCGCCTCCCTGGCTGAAAGACGCGGTCCCTTTTGAACGAAGCGGCAAGCCGGCGGCGTGCTATATGTTTTCTAACTCGAACGACTCTTGTGCGTTTGACAGGAGTACGCAAAGACGATGTAATGAGTGGGTTTTCAGTGGGCCAGAGAGGTCCATCCAACATGAG tttttactcACGTGCTCTGAAAATGAATGGAAACTCGCATTGGTTGGAACATTTCACAATTTCGGCTCAATGATTGGCATGCCCATCTCTGGATTCATATCAGACAA GTACGGCCGAAAAACAGCACTTGTCCTGGCCCTTTTCCTGTCCGGAGTTTTCGGCATGATGAAAACCCTTGCAACCAGTTACGAAATTTTCGTGACTCTAGAAACGATCGAGGCCATTTTCGGTGGAAACATTTACTCAACTTGCTTCATTTTAG CTTTGGAAATGGTTACTCCAGGACACAGGGTTGTGGGATTCATGGTGATCGTGTTTGCGTACGCCTGCGGAAACGTGTTGGTCGGAGCCGCCGCGTGGTTTTTCAAAGATTGGAGCAGCATCTTATTAGTTTTGAACGCGCCTGCCCTGCTCTTCATCTTTTACATAAG GTTGGTTCCGGAGTCAGTCCGGTGGCTTTTATCCAGGGGCAGACTGGCTGACGCAAAGAAAGTGGTCAAATACGCCGCAAAACTCAACTGTGTCGAGCTCAGCGAGGAGCGGATGAAAGACTGGAAAAACGACCAAGCTAATCGAGTG GACGTGGAATATAGTGAAAACGGGGACTCATTATGGACATCGTTCGTGCAAGTGACAAAGAGCCGAATTTTGCTTCTCAGGCTCATTCTAACTTCCTACCTTTG gACTGCTTCCAACTTAGTATTTTACGGACTGTCCTTAAATTCTGTATCGCTGGCCGGCACGGAAAACCAGTACTTAAATTTCATCCTGACCGGCTTGGTCGAGGCGCCCTCGTACATTATCACTTGGCAGTGCATGAACAGACTAGGCCGGCGAAGGACTCTGTGTATCATGTTTGCGGCCAGCAGCTTTGCCTGTTTCGCAAACCCATTTATTCCCAAAG AAGCGGGATCTGCTCGTTTGGGTGTGTACCTGTTCGGCAAGTTCGCAATAACCGGCGCCTACGACACCGTTTACATTTCAACAGCGGAGATTTTCCCGACGACGTTGCGGACGTCGCTGCTCGGCATCTGCCTAATGGTGGGTCGCAGCGGCGCCATGCTGGCTCCCCTGACACCGCTACTT TCGCAGTTCTCCAAATTCCTACCGCTGGCCCTTTTCGGCGCGGCTGCCCTGCTCGCCGCGGCCATGGCCTTGTTTCTGCCCGAGACAAAGGGTCTGGCGTTGCCCGTCTCGATCAAAGAGGCCGAAGATTTGTCCAGGCAAGCCGAGCAGACCGCTGGAATAGAGAAGAAGTCTGAGATGACGAAATGTTGA
- the LOC135944086 gene encoding organic cation transporter protein-like isoform X1, which produces MGVNEDFDAMLHDIGACGLYQIRQYTLVAFAIMFSAVSSIGFVFTAAIVPHRYNFIFFFASIFHLSERCLIGACGDESETSPFTPDWLSEAVPFKSNGQPESCLMFQGLNATICEFERNVQERCYSWVMDGPERTIQTEFSLMCPENEWKLALVGTLNNLGVLIGLPISGFISDRYGRKTALVIALVSAGIFGLLKTAATSYIFFVILEMMEPMFGGNIYGISFILALEMVTPNKRVVGNMVIVFAYSVGNALMGLIAWAARDWRVILWATNAPALLFVLYIWVLPESVRWLMSRGRLGDAKKVVEFAAKLNKADLDKESMKDWQNGQLDRVDTDATGKGDNLWSSLRQVTKSGVLLLRLALCSFCWASVTLVYYGLSLNSVSLGGTENQYLNFILTSLVEAPSYLITWQCMNRLGRRRTLCLTFVASGIACFVNPFVPDNAGAARLPLYLFGKFAITGAFDTVYVFTAEIFPTKLRNSLLGTCSMVGRIGSMLAPQTPLLTKFSKFLPLALFGVVALVAGALALFLPESKGTSLPVTIKEAEEISKQRKKLRQNQEDIQSDQEATNQII; this is translated from the exons ATGGGAGTCAACGAGGATTTCGACGCAATGCTCCACGACATCGGAGCTTGCGGCCTTTACCAAATCCGACAGTACACCCTTGTCGCATTTGCCATAATGTTTAGCGCGGTCAGCAGCATCGGATTCGTCTTCACTGCCGCTATAGTGCCTCACAGGtacaatttcatatttttctttgcttcaatatttcatttgagcGAAAGGTGCCTGATCGGAGCTTGCGGGGACGAGAGCGAAACGTCACCGTTTACGCCTGATTGGCTGTCTGAGGCTGTTCCTTTCAAATCGAACGGGCAGCCGGAATCGTGTCTTATGTTCCAAGGCTTGAACGCCACAATTTGTGAATTTGAGAGAAATGTCCAGGAGAGATGCTACTCTTGGGTTATGGATGGTCCAGAGCGCACTATACAGACTGAa TTTTCATTGATGTGTCCTGAAAATGAATGGAAACTCGCATTAGTCGGCACACTGAACAATTTGGGTGTTTTGATCGGACTGCCCATTTCTGGATTTATTTCCGATCG GTATGGCAGGAAAACAGCGCTTGTGATTGCCCTGGTGTCTGCTGGAATTTTCGGCTTGCTCAAAACAGCAGCTACTTCTTACATATTTTTCGTGATCTTAGAAATGATGGAACCTATGTTTGGAGGAAATATCTACGGAATCAGTTTCATATTAG CTCTCGAGATGGTCACTCCTAATAAAAGGGTAGTGGGAAACATGGTGATCGTTTTCGCTTATTCCGTAGGAAATGCACTCATGGGTCTCATCGCCTGGGCTGCCAGAGACTGGCGAGTGATTTTGTGGGCCACAAATGCACCCGCCTTACTTTTCGTCCTTTACATCTG GGTGCTGCCCGAGTCTGTGCGGTGGCTTATGTCGAGGGGAAGACTGGGGGACGCGAAAAAAGTGGTCGAATTcgctgcaaaattaaacaaggCAGATCTTGATAAGGAGAGTATGAAAGACTGGCAGAACGGACAACTCGACAGAGTG gataCTGACGCCACAGGCAAGGGTGATAATCTCTGGTCTTCTTTGCGGCAGGTGACAAAAAGTGGTGTTTTGCTTCTCAGACTTGCCCTTTGCTCGTTTTGCTg GGCGTCAGTGACGCTCGTTTATTACGGTTTGTCTCTCAACTCCGTCTCGCTGGGTGGGACGGAAAACCAGTACCTGAACTTCATTTTAACGAGCCTGGTGGAGGCACCCTCGTACTTGATCACATGGCAGTGCATGAACAGACTAGGTCGCAGGAGAACCTTGTGCCTCACGTTCGTCGCGAGCGGCATCGCGTGCTTCGTAAATCCGTTTGTGCCCGACA ACGCAGGTGCAGCTCGATTGCCATTGTACCTGTTTGGCAAATTTGCAATAACCGGTGCATTTGACACGGTTTACGTTTTCACGGCCGAAATCTTCCCGACAAAGCTGCGAAACTCGCTGCTTGGCACGTGCTCGATGGTGGGCCGCATTGGTTCCATGCTGGCACCGCAGACACCTTTACTT ACGAAATTCTCCAAATTTTTGCCACTCGCTTTGTTTGGAGTGGTCGCCCTGGTTGCTGGCGCCCTGGCACTATTTCTGCCTGAAAGCAAGGGGACGTCGCTTCCGGTGACAATTAAGGAGGCAGAGGAGATATCCAAGCAGCGCAAAAAGCTGAGACAAAACCAAGAGGACATCCAATCGGACCAGGAAGCAacgaatcaaataatttaa